The DNA region GGACCAGTTGCCCGTAGTGCGGCGGGTGGCGGAGCAGGCGCCGGGCGGGGGCTCGGTCGGGTTGCCCGGGTCGTGGACGCCCGTCACCTCTCCGTTTCCGCCGTCGAAGACGACGTCGGAGCAGGAGTAGAAGGTCTCCGCGCTGTCCGAGCGCTGCCAGACCATGTAGATCAGATGGCGGCCCGACTTGCCCGAGGGGAGCTTGCCCGACCAGGAGTAGTTCGCCTCGACCGTGCCCGGAGAGCCGTTGAGCGGCGGGTGGTCGACGCTCAGGAACGGCTGTTCCTCCATGTCGTTCCAGGTGAGCGACTTGGTCGGGTCGAAGCCGTCCTTGGAGATGTAGACGTAGAACCAACCCGGGTGCGCGGCCCAGGCGTTGTAGGAAAAGTCGACGGTCGCGCCCGAGGTCAGATGGGTCAACGGCCAGTCGGCGCTCGGGGAGTTGAAGCCCGTGAAGTTGGTGTTGCCGCCGCTGCAGAGCTCGCCGTCGGGCACGAAGCCGCGGGTGCGGCCCGCGCCGTCCGAGCGGAGCACCGAGAACCAGTTGTAGAACGGGGTCGTGCCGCTGACCTGCTGCGCCTTCTTGCAGGCCGGGTTGATCGGTTTGATCTCACCGGTGTCGGTGAGCCCGTCCTGCCAGCACAGGAAGGTGCGGCTGCCGGGCTTCATGGGGGTGCCGTGGGCTTTCGCCTCGCCGCCGGCCGAGACGACCAGACCGAGCGCCGGGATCGTGACGACCAGGGCCAGCAGGATGAGAAGGAAGGCTCTGCCGCGGGCGGGTAGCGGTAATCGCCGCGGGGGCCGCGGGGTGGGCGAGGAGGTTGTCAGGATCATGACAGATCTGTCCGTCCCTTCGTTCACGGGCCGTGCGATGTCCAGTGATGTCAGTTGACGTCCGTGTGCGGATGCGCGAGATGGGAGCGAGCCCCGGGCGGGTTCCGGTCCACCAGATGTGGGAGCGCTCCCACCACACGTGCTTTTGACGCTAGCGCGGACCTCTACACCTGTAAACGCCTGGCGCACAAGGGCCGCACCCGGACGGGGTGCGGTTCGCGCGACGGTTGGGGAACGGGTCACTGTCCGCTCATGGACGAAGAGGCGATGTCCGGGGCTCGTGTCGGTACCGGGGCGGGGGCGGTGCGGGCGTGGGTGCCGACGTCTGTGCCTGGGCCCGCATCTGTGCCTGTGCCTGGGCCTGGGCCTGGGCCTGGGCCTGGGCCTGGGCCTGCGTCGGCGTCGGCGTCGGCGTCGGCGTCGGCGTCGAGGGAGCCGAGACCGTGTCCACGGGGAGCAGCCGGGGCATCCCGATGGCGGGCAGTTCTATGGTGAACTCCGTGCGTCCCGGCTCGCTCTCGACTCCGATCCGGCCCCCGTGCGCCTGTGTGATCGCCGCCGCGATGGCGAGGCCCAGACCGGCGCCGCCGGACCTGGCGTCCGGGCGGGAGCGCGAGGCGTCGGCGCGGGTGAAGCGTTCGAAGACCCTGGGGAGCAGGGTGGGCGGGATGCCGGGGCCGTTGTCGCGTACCCGGATGACGCGGCGTTCGTCCGTGGCCTCCACCGAGGTGACGACGGTCGTGCCCACAGGTGTGTGCATACGCGCGTTGGCCAACAGATTGGCCACCACCTGGTGGAGTCGGGCCTCGTCGCCGACGACGAGCGCCGGGGTGTCGAGGAGCGGTCCGAGCTGCCAGTCGTGGTCGCTCCCGGTGGCCCGCGCGTCCCATACCGCCTCGGCGACCAGGGCCGCGAGGTCCGCCTCGGCGGAGTGCGGCAGCCGTCCCTCGTCCAGCCGGGCGAGCAGCAGCAGATCCTCCACGAGGCCGGTCATCCGCGCCGACTCGGCGGAGATCCTCCGCCAGGCCAGCGTGGGCTCGATCATGCCCGCGCCGCGGTTCATCAGTTCCGCGTAACCGGCGATGGCCGCGAGCGGCGTACGGAGTTCATGGCTGGCGTCGGCGAGGAGGCGGCGTATGCGTTCCTCGCTGCGGTGCATCTCCTCCTCGCCGCGCTGCCGTTGGTCGAGCGAGGACTCCACGTGGTCGATCAGGCGATTGAGCGCGGCGCCGACCTGGCCCGCCTCGCTGCCGGGGCCTGTGTCCCGTTCGGATACGCGGGTGAGGCCGGACGCGGGGGTGAGGCCCGTGGCCCCAGCCCGGTCCAGCGGTGAGCGGGAGACCTCGACGGCGGTGGCTGCGACCCGCCCCAGCGGCCGCAGCTGACGCCGGATGACGACGGCACAGACGCAGCTCGCGGCGGCGAGACCGACGACGGCGACCACGGCCTCGACGACGATCAGGCTCCGGATCATGTCCCGTACGCCGTCCATCGGCAGGCCGGTGAGGACGGCTTGCCCGCCGTCGGCGAGGGCGGTGACCCGGTAGGTGCCGAGGCCGGGCACGGTTCGGGTGTGCAGGGAGCCGTCGGCCTCGATGCCGTCGAGCGCGGCGCGTTGGGCGGCGCCGAGATTTCGCGGATCGCCGTCCTGGGGGACGACCCGGGCGGCGGAAACGTACCCGTCGGCTTCGAGCGTGCCTGTGATCGTGCCGACGGCCTGACCCCGCTGGTCGAGGAACGTCAGGTCCGTGTCGAAGGCCGGCCCGGCCTCGGTCGTGCCTTGGGTCCTGCCCGAGGTCCTGCCCGGGGTCCCGCCCTGAACGCGCTCGGCGGCGCTGGTGACGCGCTGGTCCAGATCGCCGAGCAGATAGGCGCGTTGGACGAGGAAGACAGTGAGTGCCGTCACCGCGCACACGGCGACGAGGGCGACTCCGACGAACAGCGGAAGGCGGGACCGCAGCGAACGGCCGCGCGGGGAACGGTGGTCCCGCGACGACCGCCCCCACTGCTGCGCCCACAGCCGAACCCGATGCCGCTCCCGGAGTCGCAGTCGCGAACTCATCTCCCGTCCTCCATCGGTCCGGCGGCATACGTGGCACCCCGCCCGGTGTGGATCGTCGGCGCCGAAGTGAGTCCGTCCGTGAGTCCGTCCGTGCGGGGTTCCGGCCCGGCTGTGCGGTGCTCCGGCCCGGCTGTGTCGTGTCGCAATCCGTCGAGCACGACGGCATGCGGAACGACGGCATGCGGGACGCCACCGCGCGCGATGCGGCTGTGCGCAACGCCGCTGTGCCCGACGCGCGGCACGGACGAGCCGTCCGTCCCCCGGCAGGGCCGCCCACCGATGGCGGTGACGCCCTCGGTGACGACCCTGATGCCTACCGCGGGGAGCGGTCCCGTGTGGCCGGTTTCGTCGTCGACGTTCAGCACGCGGACGTGCTCCCTTCGGATACCAGACATGTCTTGATCCTGTCCCGGTTCGCTGGCAGAACCCTGTGTTCCGCCTGAGCCGCAGCCGTGCGACCCGGTGGGCCGGGGCAGACGGCGACCCGTCCCCCGGCGTAGCGCACCCGCCAACTCCCTTGGCCAAAAGGGGCATTGGCATTCCTCGGCCACGCGAATCCCTTGAGCCTCCTGCCGCCCGGCGCCCACTCTGATCACTGGCTTCCGCCCACCAGGCCGGAAGCGTTGTCAGCGTTCAGGGGAGGACGTCCACCCATGCGAAGACTCCACGCCCTCTGGGCCGTGGCCGGAGCGGCCGGACTGCTCACGGGGGCGATCACGCCCGCGACGGCCGGTCCCGGGGCCGCGGTCACCAAGCCCGACGCCACGCGCGTACAGAGCGCCGCCACAAGCGACGCCGCGACCACGAAACCCGACGCCGCGACCGGCGCCGTAACCACTCAGACCGTCACCCTTCTCACCGGCGACACCGTGTCGCTCACCGCGGGAGCGGACGGCAGGAACGCCGTCGACGTCCGGCGCGGCAAGGGGCGTGAGGCCGCCACTTTCCTGTCCAGCGAGCGCAAGGGCGAGATCAGCGTCATCCCCGCGGACGCCGTGCCGCTGCTCCGGGCGGGCCGCCTCGACCCGGCCCTGTTCAACATCACCCAGCTGGTGAAGCAGGGGTACGCCGACACCAAGACCGGCACCACCCCGCTCATCGCCACCTACAGCAAGGGCGGCGCGACGCCCGACGGCGCGCGCCGCACACTCGCGCTGCCCGGGATCGACGGCGCCGCACTCAGCGCGAAGAAGTCCACCGCCTTCTGGGCGGACATCGCCCCCGCGCTCGGCACCGAGGCGACCTCGAAGGCCGCGCGGCAGCTCGGCGACGGCATCGAGAAGATCTGGCTGGACGCCAAGGTGAAGGCGTCCCTCGACGTGAGCGTGCCGCAGATCGGCGCGCCCGAGGTGTGGCGGTCGGGCTACGACGGCAAGGGCGTCAAGGTCGCGGTCCTGGACACGGGCGTGGACACCGGGCACCCGGACCTCGCCGGGAAGGTCGCCGAGTCCCAGAGCTTCGTACCCGACCAGGCGGTGCAGGACGGTCACGGCCACGGCACCCATGTGGCGTCCACGATCGTCGGCTCGGGCGCGGCTTCGGACGGCAAACGCAAGGGAGTCGCGCCGGGCGCCGAGCTGCTGGTCGGCAAGGTTCTGGGCGACGACGGCCGGGGCCAGTCCTCGTGGATCATCGCGGGCATGGAGTGGGCGGCCCGCTCCGGTGCGAAGATCGTGTCGATGTCGCTGGGCGGCACGGCATCGGGCCCCTCCGACGCGCTCAGCCAGAGCGTCGACGAGCTGTCCGCCTCCACGGGCACCCTCTTCGTCGTCGCGGCGGGCAACGCCGGTCCGTACGAGCAGACCATCGGCACCCCGGGAATCGCCGACTCGGCGCTGACGGTGGGCGCGGTCGACAAGTCGGACAAGCTCGCCCCGTTCTCCAGCCGCGGTCCGCGCCTCGGCGACTCCGCGGTCAAGCCGGAGATCACCGCTCCGGGCGCGGCCATCACGGCGGCCCGCGCCTCGGGCACCGCCATGGGCACCCCGGTCGACGCCAACTACACGACGGCGGGCGGCACTTCGATGGCGACGCCGCACGTCTCGGGCGCGGCGGCCCTGGTCGCGCAGGCCCATCCGGACTGGACGGGTCAGCAGATCAAGCAGGCCCTTGCCAGTACCGCGAAGACGAATGCCGACAACTCCGTGTTCGAGCAGGGAGACGGCAGGGTCGACGCCGTACGGGCGGTCCGGCAGGGAGTCTTCGCGACCCCGGCGCTGAGCTTCGGCAAGTTCGAGGACGGCGACGCCGGGGCCGTCACCAAGGAGATCACGTACACCAACACCACTGACACCGCAGTGGAGTTGAAGGTCGCCTCCTCGCTCGCGGCGGCCGTCCCGGGCGACGACACGGTGACGGTTCCGGCCAAGGGCACCGCCACGGTCCCGGTCGGCGTCGACCCCGCGAAGGAGGCCCAGGGCCGGTACACGGGCCATGTCACGGCGGCCGCCGACGGCATCCAGGTCACCACGGCCGTCGGCTTCGAGAAGGCGCCGAAGACGTACGACCTCAAGGTCTCGCTCCTGGGCCGCGACGGCAAGCCGCCCACCGGCGGGTCGATCTACACGCTCATGGAGCTGAACGGCGCCTACCCCGACGAGTACGGCTTCCTCGGCACCGGCTGGACCTGGCAGGTTCCGGCCGGCACCTACTCCATCTCGACCTGGATCCCGGACCGCGACGCGGGTGGGACGGCCGTCGGCACCTCGATCGTCGTCAACCCCGAGATCAAGGTCGGCAAGGACACGGAGGTCGTCCTCGACGCCCGCAAGGCCGTCGAGATCAAGCCGAAGACCAAGCAGGACTCCGAGTTCCAGGGCTTCAGCACCAATGTGCACCGCGAAGGGCCTGGCAGCGCCTGGGGTCTGACGTACAGCCAGGGCTGGTGGACCGACCACCTCTATGTCTCGCCGACCGAGAAGGTCACCGAGGGAAGCTTCGAGTTCTCCGCCAAGTTCCGGTTGTACGCGAAGGAGTTGACGGCGAGCGTCACCAGCCCCGAGAAGGTCGAACTGTCCTCGCTCTACTACTCCCAGACCTACAACGACTTCCCGTTGAAGATCAGCGGTGACCGCAAGGTCCAGGCGGTGGACGCGGGCGGCGGTAGCGAGGCCGACTTCGCGGGTCTCGACGTCAAGGGCAAGGTGGCGGTCGTCGGGCTCGGCGCCACCGAGCGGGCGGACGGCGCTCTGGCCAACGCGACCAGGGCCGGGGCGGGTTACCTCATCGCGTACCGCAAGACACCCGGTTTCTGGATCGAGGCCGTGGACCGCGCGACCACCGTTCCGCTGATGATCGCCACCGGCGAGGAGGGCGCCAGGCTCACCGGCCTGCTGCAGTCCGGCAAGCAGACCGGCAAGAAGGTCACACTGAAGCTGGGCGGCACGCCGGTCAGCCCGTACGTCTACAACCTGCTCGCCGCGCAGAGCGGCGGCGTCTCCAAGAACCAGACGTACGACCTGGACAAGTCCAACACGGTCAAGCGCACGGCCCGTTACCACGGAGCCACGGCCGGCGAGCTCGGCGCGGACACCCTCTACACCTTCCGCCCCTGGCAGCTCTTCGGCATCGAGAACAGCAAGTACCTGGAGCTGGGCACGGAACGCGACGAGTACTACTACGTCGACCCCGACACCCGCACCTGGCACGTCGCCTATCCGAACTGGCAGACGCTCAGGGGCCAGTGGAGCCCGCTGCGAACCTTCAGCAAGCCGGCCACCGAGCCCACCGAGAACTGGCTGCGCCAGGTGGTCCGCCCCGGCACCAGCGAGGAGTACGGCCTCTCCGTGCGCGAGGGTGACGAACTCACCTTCTCGGTGGCGGAGTTGAGCGACTCCACGCCGGGCCACTACGGATACATCGACGGCACCGACAGCACCGCGAAGGGCAAGCTCTACGCGGACGGGCAACTGGTCGGCGACTCGACGCTGGGCGGGTACGGCATCTTCAACGTCCCTGCGGCGAAGGCCTCGTACCGCTTCGAGCTGGACGTGCAGCGGCGGGCGGAGTGGGCGAAGTACTCCACGAACACGCACACCGAATGGACCTTCGCCTCGGCGCACACCGCCGCCGAGACCGCACTGCCGCTGCTGACCGTCGGCATCGCCCCCAAGGGCCTCGACCTCCTCAACCGGGCCAAGAGCGGCCGGGGGTTGGAGATCGGGCTGCCGGTCTCCAACCAGCTGGGAAGCGTCAAGGCAAACGCTCTCAAGGCATGGGCCTCCTACGACGACGGCGCGTCCTGGAAGGAGGTGAAGGTCAAGAACGGCACGGCGCGGTTCAAGCCGGCGAAGGATGCCGAGTCGGTGTCGCTGCGGGTGCGGGCCACCGACCGCGACGGCAACGGGATCGACCAGACCGTACTGCGGGCCTTCGGCCTGAAGTAGCCGCCCGCCGGGCCATTGCGTCGGCCCGAAGCAACCGCCCGCCCGGCACGGTGTATCAGCCTTAACAAAGATCCTCTACCGTGCCGGGCCATGGTGAACACGGCATACGACACGGCACGACAGACCCCCGCCGCGAGCCCCTGGGCCGCGGTGGGGGTCTCCGTCTTCGACGAGCTGGTGTACCAGGCGATCCTCAATCAGCCCGACGCCGGGGCGGCCGGCTGGGCGCTGCTCACCGGTGGTCCGCCGGCACGGGTGCGCGAGTCCTGCAACCGGCTGCTGGCTCTCGGGCTTCTCCAACCCCCGGACTCCATGGGCGGGTTACGCGCGGTCGACCCACGGGTGGGGATCCGTGCGCTCATCCGGCGGCGCGAGACGGAGTCCGAACTGCTGGCCGCCACCGCCGAGGAGATGGCCACCGCGTACGAGGCCGGGCTGTTGCGCGAGGAGCCCGCCCGGCTGGTCGAGGTCGTCTCCGGCGAGGGCGCCAACGCGGCCCGCCTGGAGGAGCTGTACGCACGCGCCGAGCACGAGGTGTGCCTCTTCGACACTCCCCCGTATCTCGCCCCGCGCACCCCGCAGTTGGACCTCCAGGCCGATCTGCTCAGCCGCGGGGTCGTCTATCGCGCGGTGTACGCGGCCACCGCCCTGGAGGACCCGGACGTCCTGACGCACGCCTGGAAGATGGTCGAACTCGGCGAGCAGGCCCGGGTGTTGCCCTCGGTGCCGGTCAAGATGCTGCTGGTCGACGGGCGCCGGGCGATGCTCCCGCTGACCGCCTCCGAGACGGGCGGCTACTGCGCCGTCGTGGTACGGCACTCGGCGGTGACCGAGGCCCTGCAGAAGCTCTTCGACCTGGCCTGGCAGCAGGCGACCCCGCTCGGCCAAACAGCCGCCAACGGTGGACTCCCCGAGGGCGAGCGGGTGTTGATCCGGCTGCTGGCGGCAGGCATGAAGGACGAGGCGGTGGCCCGCCATCTGGGCGTGAGCCTCAGAACCCTGCGACGCCGCGTAAGCGAACTCCAGGAACGGCTGGGCGCGGCAAGCAGGTTCCAGCTGGGCGTACGGGCCGCCCAGCGGGGCTGGGTGTAGCGGCCCGAGCACACGAGCCACCCACCGGACCGTCGGCCGCCACACACGCCGACCGCCCTCCGCACGGCAAAGGGCCGCACCCCCGTCCCCGGGAGTGCGGCCCTCGACTGCCGTACCGGACCGCATAACTTGCGGTGGTGGCTGCCTACTTGCGGATCAGGCTGCGCAGCACGTACTGCAGGATGCCGCCGTTGCGGTAGTAGTCGGCCTCGCCGGGGGTGTCGATGCGGACGACCGCGTCGAACTCCACACCGGTGTCGGTGGTGACCTTGACCGTACGGGGGGTGGTGCCGTCGTTCAGCTCGGTGATGCCGGCGATGGAGAAGGCCTCCTCGCCGGTCAGGCCGAGGCTCTCGGCGGACTGGCCCTCCGGGTACTGCAGCGGGATGACGCCCATGCCGATGAGGTTCGAGCGGTGGATGCGCTCGTA from Streptomyces sp. NBC_00258 includes:
- a CDS encoding S8 family peptidase encodes the protein MRRLHALWAVAGAAGLLTGAITPATAGPGAAVTKPDATRVQSAATSDAATTKPDAATGAVTTQTVTLLTGDTVSLTAGADGRNAVDVRRGKGREAATFLSSERKGEISVIPADAVPLLRAGRLDPALFNITQLVKQGYADTKTGTTPLIATYSKGGATPDGARRTLALPGIDGAALSAKKSTAFWADIAPALGTEATSKAARQLGDGIEKIWLDAKVKASLDVSVPQIGAPEVWRSGYDGKGVKVAVLDTGVDTGHPDLAGKVAESQSFVPDQAVQDGHGHGTHVASTIVGSGAASDGKRKGVAPGAELLVGKVLGDDGRGQSSWIIAGMEWAARSGAKIVSMSLGGTASGPSDALSQSVDELSASTGTLFVVAAGNAGPYEQTIGTPGIADSALTVGAVDKSDKLAPFSSRGPRLGDSAVKPEITAPGAAITAARASGTAMGTPVDANYTTAGGTSMATPHVSGAAALVAQAHPDWTGQQIKQALASTAKTNADNSVFEQGDGRVDAVRAVRQGVFATPALSFGKFEDGDAGAVTKEITYTNTTDTAVELKVASSLAAAVPGDDTVTVPAKGTATVPVGVDPAKEAQGRYTGHVTAAADGIQVTTAVGFEKAPKTYDLKVSLLGRDGKPPTGGSIYTLMELNGAYPDEYGFLGTGWTWQVPAGTYSISTWIPDRDAGGTAVGTSIVVNPEIKVGKDTEVVLDARKAVEIKPKTKQDSEFQGFSTNVHREGPGSAWGLTYSQGWWTDHLYVSPTEKVTEGSFEFSAKFRLYAKELTASVTSPEKVELSSLYYSQTYNDFPLKISGDRKVQAVDAGGGSEADFAGLDVKGKVAVVGLGATERADGALANATRAGAGYLIAYRKTPGFWIEAVDRATTVPLMIATGEEGARLTGLLQSGKQTGKKVTLKLGGTPVSPYVYNLLAAQSGGVSKNQTYDLDKSNTVKRTARYHGATAGELGADTLYTFRPWQLFGIENSKYLELGTERDEYYYVDPDTRTWHVAYPNWQTLRGQWSPLRTFSKPATEPTENWLRQVVRPGTSEEYGLSVREGDELTFSVAELSDSTPGHYGYIDGTDSTAKGKLYADGQLVGDSTLGGYGIFNVPAAKASYRFELDVQRRAEWAKYSTNTHTEWTFASAHTAAETALPLLTVGIAPKGLDLLNRAKSGRGLEIGLPVSNQLGSVKANALKAWASYDDGASWKEVKVKNGTARFKPAKDAESVSLRVRATDRDGNGIDQTVLRAFGLK
- a CDS encoding sensor histidine kinase; this translates as MSSRLRLRERHRVRLWAQQWGRSSRDHRSPRGRSLRSRLPLFVGVALVAVCAVTALTVFLVQRAYLLGDLDQRVTSAAERVQGGTPGRTSGRTQGTTEAGPAFDTDLTFLDQRGQAVGTITGTLEADGYVSAARVVPQDGDPRNLGAAQRAALDGIEADGSLHTRTVPGLGTYRVTALADGGQAVLTGLPMDGVRDMIRSLIVVEAVVAVVGLAAASCVCAVVIRRQLRPLGRVAATAVEVSRSPLDRAGATGLTPASGLTRVSERDTGPGSEAGQVGAALNRLIDHVESSLDQRQRGEEEMHRSEERIRRLLADASHELRTPLAAIAGYAELMNRGAGMIEPTLAWRRISAESARMTGLVEDLLLLARLDEGRLPHSAEADLAALVAEAVWDARATGSDHDWQLGPLLDTPALVVGDEARLHQVVANLLANARMHTPVGTTVVTSVEATDERRVIRVRDNGPGIPPTLLPRVFERFTRADASRSRPDARSGGAGLGLAIAAAITQAHGGRIGVESEPGRTEFTIELPAIGMPRLLPVDTVSAPSTPTPTPTPTPTQAQAQAQAQAQAQAQAQMRAQAQTSAPTPAPPPPRYRHEPRTSPLRP
- a CDS encoding helix-turn-helix transcriptional regulator, with product MVNTAYDTARQTPAASPWAAVGVSVFDELVYQAILNQPDAGAAGWALLTGGPPARVRESCNRLLALGLLQPPDSMGGLRAVDPRVGIRALIRRRETESELLAATAEEMATAYEAGLLREEPARLVEVVSGEGANAARLEELYARAEHEVCLFDTPPYLAPRTPQLDLQADLLSRGVVYRAVYAATALEDPDVLTHAWKMVELGEQARVLPSVPVKMLLVDGRRAMLPLTASETGGYCAVVVRHSAVTEALQKLFDLAWQQATPLGQTAANGGLPEGERVLIRLLAAGMKDEAVARHLGVSLRTLRRRVSELQERLGAASRFQLGVRAAQRGWV
- a CDS encoding lytic polysaccharide monooxygenase auxiliary activity family 9 protein; translation: MILTTSSPTPRPPRRLPLPARGRAFLLILLALVVTIPALGLVVSAGGEAKAHGTPMKPGSRTFLCWQDGLTDTGEIKPINPACKKAQQVSGTTPFYNWFSVLRSDGAGRTRGFVPDGELCSGGNTNFTGFNSPSADWPLTHLTSGATVDFSYNAWAAHPGWFYVYISKDGFDPTKSLTWNDMEEQPFLSVDHPPLNGSPGTVEANYSWSGKLPSGKSGRHLIYMVWQRSDSAETFYSCSDVVFDGGNGEVTGVHDPGNPTEPPPGACSATRRTTGNWSGGYQSEVTVTNTGEVPMLGWMVDWSLPGGQSVASLWSGNATYSGQNVMVHNADWNGSLDPGESASFGYVVQGSGGDAATALACRPG